In a genomic window of Streptomyces koelreuteriae:
- a CDS encoding methyltransferase yields MTVDIQATRDVVDIITGGWRAQALYTAVKLELPDHIRAGRDTDAELAKETGANEQGIHRLMRLLVAMGIFEGSDSTGYRGTRVSAALLDGPQSLRDMCLLYGEEFYTAWGHAHHAISTQSSGFEVAHGRSFYEYLGQDAATARRFQLTMNAASMFFHQVPEIFDFSGRSVVDVGGGGGHLLATILGAAPDATGTLFDREHMMPKAREHLSATVGLDRAELVGGDMFQGVPAGRDVYILCRVLAGWDDEAVVGVLEHCRRAMADSSSRLLILDRFVEDENSTVLPALWDLHLLVTTGGEHRTVERITRLLNRAGLDIAGTAELPMETTALIAAPRTP; encoded by the coding sequence ATGACAGTCGACATACAGGCCACCAGAGACGTGGTCGACATCATCACCGGCGGATGGAGGGCGCAGGCGCTCTACACCGCGGTGAAACTCGAACTCCCCGACCACATTCGGGCCGGCCGTGACACCGACGCCGAACTCGCCAAGGAGACCGGGGCGAACGAGCAGGGAATTCACCGCCTGATGCGCCTTCTGGTGGCCATGGGGATATTCGAGGGCAGCGACTCCACCGGCTACCGCGGCACCCGGGTGAGCGCGGCCCTCCTCGACGGCCCCCAGTCCCTGCGCGACATGTGCCTGCTGTACGGCGAGGAGTTCTACACCGCGTGGGGGCACGCCCACCACGCCATCAGCACACAGAGCTCGGGATTCGAGGTCGCCCACGGCCGGTCGTTCTACGAGTACCTGGGACAGGACGCGGCCACCGCCCGGCGATTCCAGCTCACCATGAACGCCGCAAGCATGTTCTTCCACCAGGTGCCCGAGATCTTCGACTTCTCCGGCAGAAGCGTCGTGGACGTGGGCGGCGGGGGCGGGCACCTGCTCGCCACGATCCTCGGCGCCGCGCCGGACGCCACGGGCACGCTCTTCGACCGCGAGCACATGATGCCCAAGGCGCGTGAGCACCTGTCCGCCACCGTCGGCCTGGACCGCGCCGAACTGGTCGGGGGCGACATGTTCCAGGGCGTCCCGGCGGGCCGGGACGTCTACATCCTCTGCCGCGTGCTGGCCGGCTGGGACGACGAGGCCGTCGTCGGCGTCCTCGAACACTGCCGCCGCGCCATGGCGGACTCCTCCTCGCGCCTGCTGATCCTGGACCGCTTCGTCGAGGACGAGAACTCCACCGTGCTGCCCGCCCTGTGGGACCTGCACCTCCTGGTGACGACCGGCGGCGAACACCGCACCGTCGAAAGGATCACGCGGCTGCTGAACCGCGCCGGCCTCGACATCGCCGGGACCGCGGAGCTGCCCATGGAGACGACCGCCCTGATCGCCGCGCCGCGCACCCCGTAG
- a CDS encoding DUF488 domain-containing protein: MPKLATIGVYGFDGDSFLERLRQADVRLLLDVRQRRGVRGPDYAWANSLRLQAALAAAGIAYEHHRELAPTTELRHLQYAEDDRQGVGKRSRRELAAEYTRRYTAEILDPADLEPIVSALPDSGIATLLCVETDPEACHRSLVARRVAEEHHITVEHLRPL; encoded by the coding sequence GTGCCCAAGTTGGCAACGATCGGCGTCTATGGCTTCGACGGCGATTCCTTCCTGGAACGACTGCGGCAGGCGGACGTGCGCCTGCTGCTCGACGTACGTCAGCGCCGCGGAGTCCGCGGACCGGACTACGCCTGGGCGAACTCCCTGCGGCTGCAGGCGGCCCTCGCCGCCGCCGGGATCGCCTACGAGCACCACCGTGAACTCGCCCCGACCACCGAGTTGCGTCACCTCCAGTACGCGGAGGACGACCGCCAAGGGGTCGGCAAGCGCTCCCGCCGCGAACTCGCCGCCGAGTACACCCGCCGCTACACCGCCGAGATCCTCGACCCGGCCGACCTCGAACCGATCGTGTCGGCCCTGCCGGACAGCGGCATCGCGACCCTGCTCTGCGTCGAAACCGACCCCGAGGCATGCCACCGGTCGCTGGTCGCCCGGCGCGTCGCCGAGGAGCACCACATCACCGTCGAACACCTGCGGCCGCTGTGA
- a CDS encoding asparaginase domain-containing protein, whose protein sequence is MTGDIPPGGAPRLRIAVFAGPTATILNTPDLVTSNKARARHGLPLRPARFDVLRPQRLAAPATLYVEAYSAHPLEDDAAGLYAPPDGWLDKDGAFHAERPHDGAIPVHVVELDPADGLYPLPYMGRQADGSAWEETSTAPYAPPGAARQTFYPDARRLYEEIERFGLGDLGAPVELGSVADFAFFRAAPSGGYTTGPDSERLGQDFFVYYPYHLQSEPGLADLARATNQVQDVLASGEYAGVQWLEGSPTVDETLYWLGLLIDTTAPLVGHAAQRRHQSLSADGDRNVVDGVKFIASGVALDERGEDRVGACVIVDELVYSARDVTKVDARPGGYEVTGGHGGVVADLGGYGPPQLTYLPARRHTHRSELRLTLLPERVPGVTGSLAGGVSPVDIATKDAAGLVPAAMPHVSITKYSRYAATGTGTDSPPVAEEEVEVLARIDANLADAPLAGFVCEGMSPFGMADPTRNAALSVAVFAGLPVVRTGRGNTGGMAYRTDPVFISGNNLTATKARLLLMAALLKFGALPPAADPFAPTLDERAATEKAVARYQTLFDTH, encoded by the coding sequence GTGACGGGTGACATTCCTCCGGGCGGCGCCCCGCGGCTGCGGATCGCGGTGTTCGCCGGGCCGACGGCGACGATCCTGAACACCCCGGACCTGGTCACGTCGAACAAGGCACGCGCGCGGCACGGTCTGCCGCTCCGTCCCGCCCGCTTCGATGTCCTGCGTCCCCAACGGCTCGCGGCGCCCGCGACGTTGTACGTCGAGGCGTACAGCGCGCATCCGCTCGAAGACGACGCGGCCGGCCTGTACGCCCCGCCGGACGGCTGGCTCGACAAGGACGGCGCGTTCCACGCCGAGCGGCCCCACGACGGCGCCATACCGGTCCACGTCGTCGAACTCGACCCCGCCGACGGCCTCTACCCCCTTCCCTACATGGGCAGGCAGGCGGACGGCTCCGCCTGGGAGGAGACCTCGACGGCACCCTACGCACCACCGGGAGCCGCCCGGCAGACGTTCTACCCCGACGCCCGCCGTCTCTACGAGGAGATCGAGCGGTTCGGTCTCGGCGACCTCGGCGCCCCCGTCGAGCTGGGCTCCGTCGCCGACTTCGCGTTCTTCCGCGCCGCCCCGTCGGGCGGATACACGACAGGACCCGATTCCGAGCGCCTCGGGCAGGACTTCTTCGTCTACTACCCGTACCACCTGCAGAGCGAGCCGGGCCTGGCGGACCTCGCCCGGGCGACCAACCAGGTCCAGGACGTCCTCGCCAGCGGCGAGTACGCCGGTGTCCAGTGGCTGGAGGGAAGTCCGACCGTCGACGAGACCCTGTACTGGCTCGGACTGCTGATCGACACGACAGCGCCCCTCGTCGGTCACGCCGCCCAGCGCCGCCACCAGTCCCTGAGCGCGGACGGCGACCGCAACGTGGTGGACGGCGTGAAGTTCATCGCCTCGGGCGTGGCCCTCGACGAGCGGGGCGAGGACCGCGTCGGCGCCTGTGTCATCGTCGACGAACTCGTCTACTCGGCGCGGGACGTGACCAAGGTCGACGCCCGTCCGGGCGGCTACGAGGTCACCGGCGGTCACGGGGGAGTGGTCGCCGACCTCGGCGGCTACGGCCCCCCGCAGCTCACCTACCTCCCCGCCCGCCGACACACCCACCGCTCGGAGCTGCGCCTCACCCTGCTCCCCGAACGGGTGCCCGGAGTCACCGGGAGCCTCGCCGGAGGCGTGTCCCCGGTCGACATCGCGACTAAGGACGCCGCCGGACTCGTACCGGCCGCCATGCCGCACGTCTCGATCACCAAGTACAGCCGGTACGCGGCGACGGGCACCGGCACCGACAGCCCGCCCGTCGCCGAGGAGGAGGTCGAGGTCCTCGCGCGGATCGACGCCAACCTCGCCGACGCGCCGCTGGCCGGCTTCGTGTGCGAGGGCATGTCGCCGTTCGGGATGGCCGACCCGACGAGGAACGCGGCGCTGAGCGTCGCCGTCTTCGCCGGCCTGCCGGTGGTCCGCACGGGCCGCGGCAACACCGGAGGCATGGCGTACCGCACCGACCCGGTCTTCATCTCGGGCAACAACCTCACGGCCACCAAGGCGCGTCTGCTGCTCATGGCCGCGCTGCTCAAGTTCGGTGCCCTGCCCCCGGCCGCCGACCCCTTCGCCCCGACCCTCGACGAGCGCGCGGCCACCGAGAAGGCGGTCGCCCGCTACCAGACCCTGTTCGACACCCACTGA